A single genomic interval of Eurosta solidaginis isolate ZX-2024a chromosome 3, ASM4086904v1, whole genome shotgun sequence harbors:
- the LOC137244306 gene encoding putative nuclease HARBI1, producing MSTWNDFLIILNTGVFMAGAELALMEGARSSKKVPSCRVSPYLRERDEKGRFETDFENLKSSPSLFQENFRMTPATFEKLYEILLPFLMRKRNTRPDDFISEKAKLAMVLEYFASGDLCRHIASCYRISKQHFGSIVSHVSQAICKALKCQVAECNEETMTAVAKGYKEKWNFPNCIGAIDGKHIQIRAPPKSGSIFYNYKGFHSIVLLASCDASYKFTHIDVGAYGSEGDSNIFKNSTFGSKVLSDQLPFPSDTLIDGKKVPHFIVADDAFPLGKRIIKPFAQKTLTTEERIFNYRLSRARRCIENAFGILSTKWLCLRKILFCSPDRAQEIVSACCLLHNFLLNEVREEYCPDTFSGYETNNGEWVIGETENWDSDRNETRFYRERSSDYAKYVRNVLKEYVNSAQGAVPWQNVAAFV from the exons ATGAGCACTTG GAATGATTTCCTTATCATTTTAAATACAGGGGTCTTTATGGCGGGCGCGGAGCTTGCTCTTATGGAAGGTGCAAGGAGCAGCAAAAAAGTTCCAAGCTGTCGCGTAAGTCCGTACCTCCGAGAAAGAGATGAAAAGGGTAGGTTCGAAACCGACTTCGAAAACCTAAAAAGCTCACCTTCCCTTTTCCAAGAGAATTTCCGTATGACTCCCGCTACCTTTGAGAAGCTTTATGAAATTTTACTACCGTTCCTGATGCGTAAACGAAATACAAGACCGGATGATTTCATCAGCGAGAAAGCTAAACTAGCAATGGTTTTGGA GTACTTTGCAAGTGGAGATTTATGTCGACACATAGCTTCTTGCTATAGAATAAGCAAGCAGCATTTTGGCAGTATAGTGTCGCATGTTTCGCAAGCTATTTGCAAAGCTTTAAAATGCCAAGTAGCGGAATGCAATGAGGAAACAATGACAGCTGTTGCCAAAGGCTACAAAGAAAAATGGAATTTTCCTAATTGCATCGGAGCTATCGATGGCAAACATATTCAAATTAGAGCGCCACCGAAAAGTGGTAGTATTTTCTATAACTACAAG GGATTTCATTCAATTGTTCTTTTGGCTTCTTGCGATGCGTCGTATAAGTTTACGCACATAGATGTGGGCGCTTACGGCAGTGAAGGCGACTCGAACATTTTTAAGAATTCGACATTTGGTTCGAAGGTACTAAGTGATCAATTACCATTTCCTTCCGACACCCTAATAGATGGAAAGAAAGTGCCGCATTTCATCGTAGCGGACGATGCCTTCCCGCTGGGTAAGAGAATAATCAAGCCATTTGCTCAAAAAACGCTCACAACAGAAGAGCGGATATTTAACTACCGCCTCAGCCGAGCTCGAAGATGCATTGAGAATGCTTTCGGTATATTAAGTACAAAATGGCTTTGTTTGCgcaaaatattattttgttcTCCTGATCGTGCCCAAGAAATAGTGTCAGCATGCTGTTTGCTACACAATTTCCTCTTAAACGAGGTTCGAGAAGAGTACTGTCCAGATACATTTTCTGGGTATGAAACCAACAATGGCGAGTGGGTTATAGGAGAAACCGAAAATTGGGATAGTGATCGAAACGAAACAAGATTTTATCGCGAAAGATCGTCTGATTATGCAAAGTATGTGCGTAACGTTTTAAAAGAATACGTGAATTCAGCACAGGGAGCCGTTCCGTGGCAAAATGTTGCGGCTTTTGTATAA